The DNA region GGTGGAATTCCTTTAACCACCATGCATCAAGTATTCATCGATCAGATTCAGAGGGTACAATTTAGATTGATGTTGTACAGACCAAACAGTGTGTATTCGGATGCTCTCAgcttagcccgaccagacgctgtgcgaaGCAACAGCGACTGTGAAAcaagctacaatgtacatgtacgacACAGAAATAAACGAGTGGGGCCGTCTGCTTTTTTTGCCCTGTCCTCCCGGAGATAAATTACTTACCCACACTTGGGTTCAACAACCCGGACATTTCCCCCAAGTAAACCGATATCTCCGTCTCTGAGAAGTGAATCTACGTAACATGACAAGTCAGGATCAAGAAAATTCAGAATTTCAGTGCCCATGGTGATCCGATCGCATTAGTCAGTCTGCTGAACAGCTGAGCCGACGtaaagatacatgtactataaacACGTTAGTCAGTTCTCGCGGCTCGCACCAGTACAATAACACATGCACTTTACACAGATGTTTCGGTGCAATGCGATCCGAGTGTGTTGTGTGTGGATATACGGATGATGTGAAGTTGTACCACCACCCTAAACAAGCTTCCTGACCCCATGATTCACATTGATCGATGCAGCATCACTAACGTTTGAGTGTGATCAATGAGGTACTAAGCGGTTCTCCTTGAAGGCCTACTTCCTTGACGAGATGTaacttaatacatgtacatgtatttccaccATTCTTCCAAGAACGCTTTTCAACGAGTCCCCTCCCTCATCTCCATTCACTAGTAACtaaaaattttgactttttaaatCCTCATCAAAAGTATAATACAACCCGCTTTTGTTAATTACCGTTGGTACACAGTCATGttgacatccttttttttttatctacatAGTGAGCATGTGTTATTGATTGTGTTAAAACGGAGGAAATGGACTTGAATTTGAACTAGGGTGCCTACATTCTTTTTTAAGCTAATGAGTTACTCATTCGAGGTAAGAGAGTGTCAGTCTTTTTTGCATGATTGAATTcgactctctctctccctctctctctcactctctctctctctctatgttttGGTTGATTTCTCTTCACCTTGTTGTATTACATGGTTCTTGAGAATTTCTAGAAGGAGGGAAGAGATTTGAGAATGCATGGTTAGAATAAATCCCCTTCACCAAAAGCAAAAGATTAAActtatgcataaattatgtcAAGAGCACCTATAGAGGAATGATTGACGTGACCTAAAATTAAGAGTGTTGTGGTTGATGTTGTGactgttgttgctttttatttttgcatgtaaCGGTTTGACAGTTTATCATGATTCTATGGCAACCACAATATAGGATACTGGGAATAACTTCAATACAATTATTTTCAAGTATACAATTTAATCTGATTTACAAGATTACACGCaatatgataatatattcatgtacagcagtatacaattatcaaaatcaacaatagttcaaaaattatgacagAATAATGTacaactcagaaaaaaaaaacatttgattaCAAAACatggcgaaaaaaaaatctccaaacaaagacaaatacatgtaccaacaaaacaaaataaaacaatcaacTTTATATTACTCAATTCAAGTGCTCTGAAATGTGAAATGTAGCATAGCAAAAGATTCTAAACATGTTAAGCAAACAGAACAATCAAAGTAAACATTATGtcacaaataatttgtatagTTCATGCAGTTAGCAAGTGCGGATGATTTATAGTAACTCAAACATCATTGTGTGTTTTAGAATTTTTAATGTAACATTTCCTTATTCGTAGTCCTCTTTTATTGCTGCTTAAATAGTGGACAAACTATTAGTGAAACACATCACCTAGGTccctaccaaaaaaaaagttcacaaaCGATTGTTTTCTCAATGTCTGTAAACATTCCCTTTACAAAAGGCAACCTCTCCCTCCTACAACGATCTGCTGCACGACTTTATGCGACGATAATGTGACTTGTTGATTTTCAATGTTCTTGTAAACATCCTATATTAATCACACATTGAGCATTTGGCATTTTGTACACCCAAAGTTTGAAATCATATGCCTTTCAATTTACaatccgtgaaaaaaaaaaattcactaaACTAGTGTCAGCAGGTGATTCCTATGACAACGCGTCTCGACGCAGATGTTTATTGTACGCACGTTATACTATGCGCGCTAATGGTCAATTTCTTGGCAACCACTTATAATACGCTGTGTATAATATAACTTGTGAGTTTACTTCTTGTCCTGTGATCTGATACGTCTACCATTTCACTCTTCCTGCTTAGTATCTGCGCATTTTATGAAGATTTCGATCATTAAAGGTAAAACTGCACTGTTACCAAAGAAAAGACACCATGCCCTGTACCAGAAGAAGGTTGGATATAAACAACTGCGCCTTGGATCAGTTGACCATGGTTGAAGGGATGACAAAGCCACTTGCGAGACGCATTTTGAGCCTCAGAAATCGCCTGGGAAACTTTAGCAGTCTAGATGAATTACTGGCTGTGCATGGAATCGGTGAACACCTCCTTGAAGTGATATCGCAACATTTGTACATCCTTCCGAACAGCCCACGTTCGAGCCGGCCAACATCTCGAATGAATTCTCCAACAGAAAGGAGACGCAGACAGCCAAGTCATGCTACATCACTGTCGAAGTCAGCGCGACAAAAGTCGCACTTTCCGTCGAGCAGACTTAGCTCTCCGCGGCGAAGCAGCCGGCCAAGCCGAGCTTCATCTCGGGCATCATCACGTAGTCGTCGATCGACTTGGCGATCCTCTCGACTCAGTTCGCCGAGACGGAGCGCTCGATCAAGTCGAGCAGCATCTCGTGGCAAATCGCCAAGTCGCCAAGTGACTTTACCTCGTCCACCTCGTCAGACCGCAGTACGCTCCCCCAGAAAACCTTATCGCAACTCACACTCGAGTAAGAAGACGCTTATGGGACGCACTATGTTCTCAGATGGACCTGTTTATGTAGACTCGAGACAGAACATTAGCATAGACCTGGGTAAGCTTGCAAAAGATGGTTGCAATTTGACGCTATGTGGCAGCGGAGACTTGCCAGCCGAGGGGCAACCGCGTCCCCTTTTGACCATCAACGTGAAGGAGCTAGATATTCCAGTCACCAACCAGCATGTGCCGCCGCCTAATCATTCTGTCACCCATCACGAGCCCTCACCTTCCCCAGATCGCTTCACCAGAAACTCGTCCGTGGTCGACGAAGACATCCGTGAATATTTCGTTGTTCGTGACACGAAAAGGACGACTGAGAACTTTGATGACACTCGTCCAACTGATGAAAGCCCACGTGTGTCACCTCCTCCAGAAAGCAGAATGATTGAAGAAGAGGTCGAGTTCGATGCAGGTCGTCCAGTCTCATCGCGTCGATCATCACCTCCACCCCGTCCTCGGACCGGAAGTCAGTCGCCATCCAGGCAGGTCAAGGGTCGTTGGAGC from Diadema setosum chromosome 1, eeDiaSeto1, whole genome shotgun sequence includes:
- the LOC140236850 gene encoding uncharacterized protein; translated protein: MPCTRRRLDINNCALDQLTMVEGMTKPLARRILSLRNRLGNFSSLDELLAVHGIGEHLLEVISQHLYILPNSPRSSRPTSRMNSPTERRRRQPSHATSLSKSARQKSHFPSSRLSSPRRSSRPSRASSRASSRSRRSTWRSSRLSSPRRSARSSRAASRGKSPSRQVTLPRPPRQTAVRSPRKPYRNSHSSKKTLMGRTMFSDGPVYVDSRQNISIDLGKLAKDGCNLTLCGSGDLPAEGQPRPLLTINVKELDIPVTNQHVPPPNHSVTHHEPSPSPDRFTRNSSVVDEDIREYFVVRDTKRTTENFDDTRPTDESPRVSPPPESRMIEEEVEFDAGRPVSSRRSSPPPRPRTGSQSPSRQVKGRWSRQGREHLTRYDLENWVQEAQEHIKGSNDLKRPIASSTPSRQRGSRRSSPGRREFPDFSELDIESRVGPSTSRGGSTSRYERSPEKMDVRKRRKKFDGSPGKSEGLTRESPRYQNDSVDNLGDSHRGSFQRGHDESAGGPRQVNSGKRQDEAAADGRRVTRDLEETMYSTPHRHRHRHHTQRSSECTEPRRHRRRRRAVPETSSVTSWCSIM